The proteins below come from a single Miscanthus floridulus cultivar M001 chromosome 1, ASM1932011v1, whole genome shotgun sequence genomic window:
- the LOC136541531 gene encoding probable glutathione S-transferase GSTU6, which produces MAAGGHDELQLLGMWASPFALRARLALSFKGIRYQYIEEDLSNKSDLLLISNPVHKKVPVLIHNGKPVCESQIIVQYIDEVYTGTGPSLLPADPYERAMARFWATFIDDKLLASWVQASRGKTMEEKMERLKPTFAAIETLEAAFKECSKGKPFFGGDSVGYLDVMLGGQVAWVHASKARHGLKLYDASRSPLLHAWVERCSVLNETRAVLPDIDRLVEYAKMREALAAAAN; this is translated from the exons ATGGCTGCTGGAGGACATGATGAGCTGCAGCTGCTGGGCATGTGGGCGAGCCCGTTCGCGCTGCGAGCGAGGCTGGCGCTCAGCTTCAAGGGCATCAGGTACCAGTACATCGAGGAGGACCTCAGCAACAAGAGCGACCTCCTCCTCATTTCCAACCCGGTGCACAAGAAGGTGCCCGTTCTTATCCACAACGGCAAGCCTGTTTGTGAGTCACAGATCATCGTGCAGTACATCGATGAAGTCTATACTGGCACTGGCCCTTCCCTCCTCCCTGCTGACCCCTACGAACGTGCCATGGCGCGATTCTGGGCAACCTTCATTGACGACAAG CTCCTGGCCTCATGGGTGCAGGCTAGCAGGGGAAAGACTATGGAGGAGAAGATGGAGAGGCTGAAACCTACGTTCGCGGCGATCGAGACACTAGAGGCTGCCTTCAAGGAGTGCTCCAAGGGGAAGCCCTTCTTCGGCGGGGACAGCGTCGGGTACTTGGACGTCATGCTTGGCGGCCAAGTGGCATGGGTACATGCCTCCAAAGCGCGCCATGGATTGAAGCTCTATGATGCCTCCAGGAGCCCACTCCTACACGCATGGGTGGAACGCTGCAGTGTGCTGAATGAGACGAGGGCGGTCCTACCGGACATTGACAGGCTAGTCGAGTACGCCAAGATGAGGGAGGCCCTGGCTGCTGCCGCGAATTGA
- the LOC136541474 gene encoding probable glutathione S-transferase GSTU6, with protein MARDGGELKLVGMWASPFVSRAKLALQIKGLSYEYVEEDLGNKSELLLSSNPVHKLVPVLIHNGKPVCESSVIVQYIDDAFAGTGPSLLPADPYQRAVARFWAAYLEDKILTPWRRVFMVKTDEEKAEAMRQTIAAVDVLEEGLKECSGGQGPFFGGDSVGYVDVLLGGMVSWVKASEPLSGPKLIDAAKTPLLAAWMERFSDLDAAKAVLQDVDAVVEYVRAVQARVAAATANSQ; from the exons ATGGCGAGAGACGGTGGTGAGCTTAAGCTGGTGGGGATGTGGGCGAGCCCGTTCGTCTCCAGAGCGAAGCTCGCGCTCCAGATCAAGGGCCTAAGCTACGAGTACGTCGAAGAGGATCTCGGCAACAAGAGCGAGCTCCTGCTCAGCTCCAACCCGGTGCACAAGTTGGTCCCAGTGCTGATCCACAACGGGAAGCCGGTCTGCGAGTCGTCCGTCATCGTGCAATACATCGACGACGCTTTCGCCGGCACCGGTCCGTCCCTCCTCCCCGCCGACCCCTACCAGCGCGCCGTTGCTCGCTTCTGGGCCGCCTACCTCGAAGACAAG ATTTTGACGCCGTGGAGGCGGGTGTTCATGGTCAAGACCGacgaggagaaggccgaggcgatGAGGCAGACGATCGCAGCGGTGGACGTGCTGGAGGAAGGCCTCAAGGAGTGCTCTGGGGGCCAGGGCCCCTTCTTCGGCGGCGACAGCGTCGGGTACGTGGACGTCCTTCTTGGTGGCATGGTGTCATGGGTCAAGGCATCCGAGCCGCTCTCCGGCCCCAAGCTCATCGACGCAGCCAAGACGCCGCTCCTGGCCGCGTGGATGGAGCGCTTCTCTGACCTCGACGCGGCCAAGGCGGTCCTGCAGGACGTCGATGCGGTGGTCGAGTACGTCAGGGCGGTGCAGGCACGGGTTGCCGCCGCAACTGCAAACAGTCAGTAG
- the LOC136463223 gene encoding probable glutathione S-transferase GSTU6, giving the protein MAGGGEELKLLGTWASPFVIRVKLALSFKGLSYENIEEEDLYYNKSELLLKSNPVHKQVPVLIHNGKSICESQLIVQYIDEVFSTNGPSLLTVEPYERALARFWGAYIDDKLFASAFQVRKAKTEEEKAEALKQTFAAVETLEAAFKELSKGKPFFGGDSVGYLDIVLGGFVPMVYYGEARYGIKLFDDTRSPLLVAWVQRFGALDAAKAILPDVDKLVEYSKMKQARAAMATDTNSSN; this is encoded by the exons ATGgctggaggaggagaggagctGAAGCTGCTCGGCACGTGGGCGAGCCCATTTGTGATCAGAGTGAAGCTTGCGCTCAGCTTCAAGGGCCTGAGCTACGAGAACATCGAGGAGGAGGACCTCTACTACAACAAGAGCGAGCTGCTCCTCAAGTCCAACCCGGTGCACAAGCAGGTTCCTGTGCTCATCCACAACGGTAAGTCCATCTGCGAATCCCAGCTCATCGTGCAATACATCGACGAGGTCTTCAGCACCAATGGACCCTCTCTCCTCACCGTCGAGCCCTACGAACGTGCCTTGGCTCGCTTCTGGGGCGCGTACATTGACGACAAG CTGTTTGCCTCGGCATTTCAGGTGAGGAAGGCGAAGACAGaggaggagaaggccgaggcacTGAAGCAGACGTTCGCGGCGGTGGAGACCCTGGAGGCGGCCTTCAAGGAGCTCTCCAAGGGGAAGCCCTTCTTCGGCGGTGACAGCGTGGGGTACCTGGACATCGTGCTTGGGGGCTTCGTACCGATGGTTTACTACGGCGAGGCGCGCTATGGCATCAAGCTCTTCGACGACACCAGAAGCCCGCTCTTGGTGGCGTGGGTGCAGCGCTTTGGGGCATTAGATGCCGCCAAAGCAATCCTGCCGGACGTCGACAAGCTGGTCGAGTACAGCAAGATGAAGCAGGCACGAGCTGCCATGGCCACGGACACTAATAGTAGCAACTAA